A portion of the Deinococcus peraridilitoris DSM 19664 genome contains these proteins:
- the rsmA gene encoding 16S rRNA (adenine(1518)-N(6)/adenine(1519)-N(6))-dimethyltransferase RsmA, which translates to MTDPVPLYSPKTVRDLLARHGLRPTKSLGQNFLVDGNVLRAIAEAGGAKPGESVVEVGPGLGVLTREMALRGAHVTALEKDERLRPVLQETLSGLDVRVVWGDALKFDYQSVPEGSRVIANLPYYISTALLTRFMESGRFASATVLVQREVGERLAARPGSDGYGFLSAIASLYGSVRLLRDVPKGAFFPAPDVTSSVVRLDFSGQKPDVRLVRLLEAALHHRRKTLRNNLRMAGYEGGAIEQALNASGLRPDVRAEDVPLDVFFNFAQELGVLG; encoded by the coding sequence ATGACTGACCCTGTACCGCTGTACTCGCCAAAAACCGTGCGTGATCTGCTTGCCCGCCATGGCCTGAGGCCCACCAAAAGCCTCGGGCAGAATTTTTTGGTCGACGGCAACGTGTTGCGCGCCATTGCCGAAGCCGGTGGAGCGAAACCGGGAGAAAGCGTGGTTGAGGTAGGGCCCGGTCTGGGCGTGCTCACCCGCGAAATGGCGCTGCGTGGAGCACACGTCACCGCGCTCGAAAAAGACGAGCGTCTGCGGCCTGTGCTGCAAGAAACCCTGAGCGGACTGGACGTGCGTGTGGTGTGGGGGGACGCACTCAAGTTCGATTATCAGAGCGTCCCCGAAGGCAGCCGCGTCATCGCCAACCTGCCTTACTACATCTCGACGGCGCTGCTGACCCGCTTCATGGAAAGCGGACGTTTTGCGAGCGCGACCGTGCTGGTGCAGCGCGAAGTGGGCGAGCGTCTGGCTGCACGTCCCGGCAGTGACGGCTACGGTTTTCTGAGCGCCATCGCCTCGCTGTACGGCTCTGTCCGGCTGCTGCGCGACGTACCGAAAGGTGCCTTCTTTCCCGCGCCAGACGTTACCTCAAGCGTGGTCCGGCTGGATTTTTCGGGACAAAAGCCTGACGTACGCCTTGTACGGTTGCTGGAAGCGGCCCTTCATCATCGTCGCAAAACCTTGCGAAACAACCTGCGCATGGCAGGCTATGAGGGAGGCGCGATCGAGCAGGCCCTCAACGCGAGTGGCCTGCGTCCGGATGTACGCGCCGAGGACGTGCCGCTCGATGTGTTTTTCAACTTCGCTCAGGAACTGGGCGTGTTAGGATAA
- a CDS encoding carbohydrate kinase family protein, giving the protein MKFFVIGDVTVDHLYHLERIPAPGEEVSPLRASMQPGGAGGTISVTLARLGHSVTLGARVGDDPFAAYALRLVRESGVSESAVQTDPDHLTSTITVMQTLDGRRAMISSGAANRQLDAARLKKKDIESCDALIISAYSLIGGPQREYAVKAMGYAQKAQVPVLIDLGTGAVNAAGQRLMDSVMGADYILLNQHELLSLTGTQSISAALATLAQRGAGKVIVKVGAMGSIVWTPEETELVESIPVEDVVDTTGAGDTFVAVFAHAVLSGKSLAEAARSANAAGALAATKVGAQSRSITEADLSTVLAK; this is encoded by the coding sequence GTGAAATTCTTCGTCATCGGTGATGTGACCGTCGACCACCTCTACCACCTCGAGCGCATTCCCGCGCCCGGTGAGGAGGTTTCGCCGCTGCGCGCGTCCATGCAGCCGGGCGGGGCGGGCGGCACCATCAGCGTGACGCTCGCGCGGCTCGGCCACAGCGTGACGCTGGGTGCCCGCGTCGGCGACGATCCGTTTGCGGCTTACGCGCTCCGGCTGGTGCGCGAGAGTGGTGTCTCCGAAAGCGCAGTGCAGACCGACCCTGACCACCTGACCTCGACCATCACGGTGATGCAGACGCTGGACGGCCGGCGCGCCATGATTTCCTCGGGCGCGGCCAACCGGCAGCTTGACGCGGCGCGGCTCAAGAAAAAGGACATCGAGTCCTGCGACGCCCTGATCATCAGTGCCTACAGCCTGATCGGTGGGCCACAGCGTGAATACGCCGTCAAGGCGATGGGATACGCACAAAAGGCACAGGTGCCAGTGCTGATCGACCTCGGTACGGGCGCCGTCAATGCAGCAGGACAACGCCTGATGGACAGCGTCATGGGGGCCGATTACATCCTGCTCAATCAGCACGAGCTGCTGTCCCTCACGGGCACGCAGTCGATCAGCGCGGCCCTGGCAACCCTGGCGCAGCGCGGCGCGGGCAAGGTCATCGTGAAGGTCGGCGCGATGGGTTCGATCGTGTGGACACCCGAAGAGACCGAGCTGGTGGAATCGATTCCGGTCGAGGACGTGGTGGACACCACCGGCGCCGGTGATACTTTTGTCGCGGTGTTCGCGCACGCGGTGCTGAGCGGCAAGAGCCTCGCGGAGGCTGCCCGCTCTGCCAACGCGGCTGGCGCCCTTGCAGCCACCAAGGTCGGCGCGCAGAGCCGGTCCATCACTGAAGCCGACCTCAGCACCGTCCTCGCCAAGTAA
- a CDS encoding CarD family transcriptional regulator, protein MTQLLTLAPGDQVVYPKHGPGVVRAITQRSVGGEVRPYYDIELRTGGMQVLVPVEKASALGLRRVLTKDEVPRLLSVLQGPDTQLPSAFPPRHRLQQAILEGGQLYEVAQLAGTLARRQLHRGLASSELSAFQQAKKAVVLELAVALDLSEAEAARLFDDRCA, encoded by the coding sequence ATGACTCAACTGCTCACCCTCGCCCCAGGCGATCAGGTGGTGTATCCCAAGCACGGCCCCGGCGTCGTGCGCGCCATCACTCAGCGCTCGGTCGGAGGCGAGGTGAGGCCGTATTACGACATCGAGCTGCGCACCGGCGGCATGCAGGTGCTGGTTCCGGTCGAGAAGGCCTCGGCGCTGGGCCTGCGGCGTGTCCTGACCAAAGACGAGGTGCCACGGCTGCTCAGCGTGCTGCAAGGTCCGGATACGCAACTGCCCAGCGCTTTTCCACCACGCCACCGCCTGCAGCAAGCCATTCTGGAGGGAGGGCAGCTCTATGAAGTGGCCCAGCTGGCCGGCACGCTGGCCCGTCGGCAGCTGCACCGCGGGCTCGCGTCCAGTGAGCTGAGCGCCTTCCAGCAAGCCAAAAAGGCCGTGGTGCTCGAACTGGCGGTGGCGCTGGACCTTTCGGAAGCTGAAGCAGCCCGGCTCTTCGACGACCGGTGTGCCTGA
- a CDS encoding tetratricopeptide repeat protein — MENDVNWQMSLREARFTEAAARARLAGAAPDAMAALEDLAEVERMVKAKRYGPARRALKRYQDNLDGVSDLSLRALVNVDALEHGVVALEETERARLHESAVLRERLAPALAHPVTRAEAHNALGVLQALQNDAQAARAAFDDALEADPRHYRALTNIGNLLLEEGDPVAAEGYYRRALELNAEYAGAHHNLAVALRRQRKIAASVRSLKTGQRLMARQSNRDGREEARERFGRLGAPESTRKLVRWVLIAMAVLIVFYLLRGGA; from the coding sequence ATGGAAAACGACGTGAACTGGCAAATGAGCCTGCGCGAAGCGCGCTTCACCGAGGCGGCGGCGCGGGCGCGGCTGGCCGGAGCGGCCCCTGACGCGATGGCTGCCCTGGAGGACCTGGCCGAAGTCGAGCGAATGGTCAAGGCCAAGCGCTACGGCCCGGCCCGGCGGGCACTCAAGCGTTATCAGGATAACCTGGACGGGGTCAGCGACCTGTCCTTGCGCGCCCTGGTGAACGTCGACGCCCTGGAGCACGGGGTGGTGGCCCTGGAGGAAACCGAGCGCGCCCGTCTGCATGAAAGTGCGGTGTTGCGCGAACGGCTTGCCCCGGCGCTCGCCCATCCTGTCACGCGGGCCGAAGCGCACAACGCCCTGGGGGTACTGCAGGCCCTGCAGAATGACGCCCAGGCGGCTCGCGCGGCTTTTGACGATGCGCTCGAGGCCGATCCGAGACATTACCGAGCCCTGACCAACATCGGAAACCTGTTGCTCGAGGAGGGTGATCCGGTCGCGGCCGAGGGCTATTACCGCCGGGCGCTGGAGCTGAACGCCGAGTATGCGGGAGCTCACCACAACCTGGCCGTGGCGCTGCGTCGCCAGCGCAAGATCGCCGCGTCGGTGCGCTCGCTCAAGACCGGACAACGCTTGATGGCCCGTCAGAGCAACCGCGATGGACGTGAGGAAGCCCGCGAGCGTTTCGGTCGGCTGGGTGCGCCCGAGAGCACCCGAAAGCTGGTGCGCTGGGTGCTGATCGCGATGGCCGTATTGATCGTGTTTTACCTGTTGCGCGGAGGAGCCTGA
- a CDS encoding GGDEF domain-containing protein: MSSSLISPPIRTSSSQSVRLRRTLYGSVTHLCTATIVLGCYLMGMLEGSRAVHYGVLIVLINLIFVALIASGLNLRFRDPSMTAAQVFISLWPSIYVMYYLGEPQARMAFLLMGTVGMLFGVFALNFRGLFLLGVSLLLAYLALLAVFVAREPARIDLRVEVVIVFAYAVVLILVASLGNQMTALRRTLKERNRKLETALSELEELATRDSLTRLPNRRALLERLLQEIARMERQKSSAGVFCVCLLDIDFFKRVNDTFGHQTGDETLCLVAGALQHAVRRSDFVGRFGGEEFLLVLTEGTPEAALLVAERVRVTVAALQIPGQATHERISASLGVTAYRPGESIETTIARADRALYCAKHQGRNRVVYDG; the protein is encoded by the coding sequence ATGTCGAGCTCGTTGATCAGCCCACCTATCAGGACGTCGTCCTCACAAAGCGTGCGCCTGCGACGAACGCTGTATGGAAGTGTCACGCATCTGTGTACGGCGACCATCGTTCTGGGCTGCTATCTGATGGGAATGCTGGAAGGCTCCCGCGCTGTGCATTACGGCGTGCTGATCGTGCTGATCAACCTGATTTTCGTAGCCCTGATCGCGTCCGGGTTGAACCTTCGTTTTCGGGATCCCAGCATGACCGCCGCGCAGGTCTTTATTTCCCTGTGGCCGTCGATTTACGTCATGTATTACCTGGGTGAACCTCAGGCCCGCATGGCGTTTTTGTTGATGGGAACGGTTGGCATGCTTTTTGGGGTCTTTGCCCTCAATTTCCGGGGCTTGTTTTTGTTGGGGGTTTCGCTGCTTCTGGCGTATCTGGCGCTGCTCGCCGTCTTCGTTGCGCGTGAGCCGGCGCGCATCGACCTGCGGGTGGAGGTGGTCATCGTCTTCGCTTATGCAGTCGTGCTGATTCTGGTTGCTTCGCTGGGCAACCAGATGACGGCGTTACGCCGGACACTCAAGGAGCGCAACCGGAAACTCGAGACAGCCCTCAGTGAGCTTGAGGAGTTGGCCACGCGGGATTCGCTGACCCGGCTGCCCAACCGGCGCGCTCTGCTGGAACGCCTGTTGCAAGAGATCGCGCGCATGGAGCGTCAAAAGAGCAGCGCGGGCGTGTTTTGTGTCTGCCTGCTCGACATTGACTTTTTCAAGCGCGTGAATGACACCTTCGGGCATCAGACGGGGGACGAGACCTTGTGTCTTGTGGCCGGGGCGTTGCAGCATGCGGTGCGCCGATCAGATTTCGTGGGTCGTTTTGGTGGAGAGGAATTTCTGCTGGTGCTGACAGAGGGCACACCGGAAGCCGCTCTGCTGGTGGCCGAGCGGGTGCGCGTGACCGTTGCGGCGTTGCAAATTCCTGGTCAGGCCACGCACGAACGCATTTCGGCATCACTCGGCGTAACCGCGTACCGGCCTGGTGAGTCGATTGAAACGACCATTGCGCGCGCAGACCGCGCACTGTACTGTGCCAAACATCAGGGACGAAACCGCGTGGTGTACGACGGCTGA
- a CDS encoding 50S ribosomal protein L25, whose translation MSVVELKAVPRAGKSKIRDGYIPAVAYNKDRNVSFSVEERSFDRVFREQSTHGLIEIALEGGETLPALVRSVQMDPRKRTIVHADFYLVTYGQEIEVPVPVHTTGRARGVIEGGILDVVMHNLQVIAPGPRRIPSEVVVDVSHLAVGDSVKAGEISLPEGCRLAVDADLPVIAVLPPQKIVEAEPTEAEIEAQDHVPAINQEADDNDR comes from the coding sequence GTGTCCGTAGTTGAATTGAAAGCTGTTCCGCGTGCAGGAAAATCCAAAATCCGTGACGGCTACATTCCCGCCGTTGCCTACAACAAAGACAGGAACGTTTCCTTTTCCGTCGAAGAGCGCAGCTTCGATCGTGTCTTTCGCGAGCAGAGCACCCACGGCCTGATCGAGATCGCGCTGGAGGGCGGCGAGACCTTGCCCGCGCTCGTCCGCAGCGTGCAGATGGATCCCCGCAAACGCACCATCGTGCACGCCGACTTCTACCTCGTCACCTACGGTCAGGAGATCGAGGTGCCGGTGCCGGTGCACACCACCGGCAGAGCCCGTGGTGTCATCGAAGGTGGCATTCTCGACGTGGTGATGCACAACCTGCAGGTGATCGCTCCCGGACCGCGCCGCATTCCCAGCGAAGTCGTGGTGGACGTTTCGCACCTTGCCGTCGGCGATTCGGTCAAGGCGGGCGAAATCTCGCTGCCCGAAGGCTGCAGGCTCGCGGTCGACGCCGACCTGCCGGTGATCGCCGTGCTGCCTCCCCAGAAGATCGTGGAAGCCGAGCCCACCGAAGCCGAGATCGAAGCTCAGGACCATGTCCCGGCCATCAACCAGGAAGCCGACGACAACGACCGGTAA